In Carassius auratus strain Wakin linkage group LG30F, ASM336829v1, whole genome shotgun sequence, the DNA window CAGCATTTGCTCGATACAATTAACACTGCTCTATTACTGTCTGGACAAAGCAGACCATCAGTGGAGCTTAGAGGGGCAGTTCACCCAAACGTGAAAATTAgcagttaaagggatactccatcccaaaatgaagattgttgtcattaatcacttaccctcatgtctttccgaacacgtaaaagctttgtttgtcctcggaacacaatttaagatattttcagTGAAAACCGGGACCCTTCTGACTGCCCCATTGACTGctaagtaaataacagtgtcaaggtccataaaaatACTCCATCTGTCATCAGATATGCAATCTgggttaccgtattttccggactacaagtcacacttttttttcatagtttggctggtcctgcgactatagtcaggtgcaacttatcaaaactaatttgacatgaaccaagagaaatgaaccaagagaaaacattaccgtctacaagctgcgagagggcgctctatgctgctcagtgctcctgaaGCCtaaactgaaaacatagagcgccctctcgcggctgtagacggtaatgttttctcttggttcttggttctaaataaatgcgtcttatagtccagtgcgacttatatgtttttttcctcgtcatgacgtatttttggactaatgcgacttatactaaggtgcgacttatattccgaaaaatacggtatatgaagcgacgggaacactttttgtaagaaaaaaaaaacaaaatattgacttTATTCAGCttttcctttgtcaacagtcacctttgtgtctctccatatcactaTATGCTGCatatgctcttctgtatcaggATGCATCTTTGAGGCATGGCTGACAaagaagagcatacgcagcatatagtgatatggagagacacagaggagactgttgataaaggaattgttgaatgaagtcattattttttatttcttcgcttacaaaaagtattctcgtcggttcataatgttatggttgaatcactgatagcagatggacttttctgacgatgtctttcatacttttctggattttgacagtgtaacttacttggctgTCTATTGGACAGtttcaagcctcccggttttcatacaaaatatcttaaattgtgttcctgaaaacgaacaaagcttttactggattggaatgacatggggaTAAGTGgttaataaaattttcattttggggtggagtatcctttTGATCTGCTTACCCTCAGGCCATGCAAGATGTAGGGGACTTTATTTCTTGAGCAGAACAGTGCACaagatttttaactgaaaccaTAATGATTCATAAAATGTTGATGATCAATAAAACCTGGCTACCCTCTCTTTTTTTAGTCAAAAACAGCATTAATACCTGTGCCTTCTGacaatatattgaggtcttatgaagtgaaaaaaaTCCAAACTGAACATTACTTACAACATTATTGCATGTAATCCAGAGACTCAATCTAATTCTTTTCTGCAAACTGGCTCATGACAGTTCATGTCAATGCTTTCAACTGATTCAAATGACCAATTAACCagtttgtttacattatcatgcaATGTTTTACATGTCTAAAGCATATAAAGTGAATAAACTAGTCTTTTTACATTAACCAtaataaaccaaacaaaaccTTTCATTTGGCCCCTTTATTCAAGTGCTGGGTTCACACATGCGTGTCTTCGGTGCACATCAGAATTGTTTCATGAGTTCAGTGAATGTTGAAAGAACTGGAGTGCTGAATGAGTTAATTCATCATAGGATCAGATACGCTGCTATTTTGGCTGACTGTCAGGCATCTGAAAATGAGATTTGATTGAGTAACTTGTAGATCTGTGCTGCTCGAGCTATAAACGGTTTCGGTTTGATTTGGTTCAACTAGCTCACCAAAAACAACAGACTGTTTGGCTGAGGCTCTGGATTATaggtaataatgttataatgtttagTTTCTTGCATAGACCGATTGCTTTGCTTCATAAGAATTCAAAATATCATCAGCCACGGGTACTCATTTGATTCATCCTGATATGCTTTTTCTTTATTCTCAGAGATGGGTAGTCGCtgaattgcattttataaatcaccagggtttcagctaaaaatctttactgttctactcaagaaaaagtcatctacatcttggatggcctgagaatgAGTAAAAgaacagcacattttcatttctgggtaaaCTATTACTGTAATGTGTAGATAGTGGGAAGTATCTtgctttttcttcttcctttGTTGTACCGTAAGTCACTCTGGTTATGACGTGTCTGCTAAACGCATAAATTATCAAATGGAGAAGTTGGTTTTAATTGGCTGTTCTTTAAGATCCAGACATTTTGGACATTTTAAAGAGCCGCTTCAGGCATCCGGATGCTGTACGGTCTCTGTAAAGTACATCACCTCTCCTGCTGTTTAGATATTTTGCTAAAAAAACAGAATACCAAACtactttttacagtgtttgcacctgatttgttacatttcttttgttgtttgtgCAGGCAGTGTTTGCAAATGTGAATTAACCCAGAGAGTTGTGTCCCAAGTATCTGTTCTTATAGTCCGTACAATCTCTATTAAACATTATGGATCATTGGCTGTAAAGCACAGTAGGCATAAATCTGCACCGTATACTGAGATGGCACTTGTGTTTTCATGTCTCACTTGCATATCTTTGTGCACATTTCTTCATCTCATGAAAGATTAAATCTAAAACACTCCCCATCATTTGGTACTCGTTGCGTGTGTTATTTGGCCCTGGGTTTTCTCAGGAGTCTGCAGCCCCTGGCCCTATTGCAGCCTCCTGTTCGTCAAACGGGAGATGCACACGCTGCTCGTCCATTCGCTTGGCCTGAACTCTCTGGATTAGGCTGAAGAAATCCTCATCTGGGACGGTTGGTGCCCGCGGACCCCCTTCAGGAGGAGAGCAGCGCTGGTCATCTATCCTGGACGACTAAACACATGCAAAGAGAAACAGTAAGTTCACTAGGCTGTGTAAGACAGCTGTTTTTATTTGACACAAACACATATGCATTACTTGTCAAGCAGTGCTGGGAATAACTAACCAGCAGCAGTGATGCCACTACCTTAACATAATTCACAACTTAACACATTCTCCAGAAGGTTTGTGCTGGCAAGCGGTTTTataccactgaaaaaaaaaactctaaataaaCTTTGTTTTGGCTAGATTAGActtcattcatttacattttttttacaatttacattcatttttcatttcatttacatCTTTGATTTTACTTGAagcacattcatttatttatatactattataggcCTATTAGTGTTTTTCATGtactattataatgtttatatatatatatatatatatatatatatatatatgggattagcttacatttttttaaattctactttaagttttcattttaattaaaattttactaattttgttatggccttttgttttcataattgagcattatttatattgtattatattttttaatattttgaattcgatTTATTTTCGGATTTTAATTTtcgtttttgtaatttttctcttttcaattttttttttttcaaagaaatgctCCCCtggcaactgaaataaaataagtttaaatttaagttaaattcatttttcattgaaatcttaaatggaaagaaaaattaagcaaaatagaaaacaaaattacaaaaacttaaaTTACGATTATAACTGTTGCCTAggaaactaaatgaaataaatttgttGCCAGATGCACTCATAACATGGAAATATGTTTCTGTGCAGCTCACTGGAGTTTAGAACAGAACTAAAGTCACCGATATTAAAACACCCCAGATGCATTTCGTCTCAATGCATTTGTGACAGATTTCCCTGATTACTGAAGGCTCAACTCCTCACCTGGCATTTGATGAGCATGTTGAAGAAGTCGTCGCTGGGCTCCTGCGGGTCGCTCTCTCCACACAGGTGGCCCAGGTTATTGTGGGTGATTCTGAGTCCAGGCAGGTTACTGACGCTCACCCTCTGATCGTCCAGACGGCGGCTCTGAGAGCTGGCGATCAAATCGAAGAGCTCTTCTGTTTGAGGAGACGTCAACAGACTGGCATCTGAGAAACAGCACAAACAACTCATGCTTTATGATTttaatctgtgatcatttcaCACTGATGATGAGCTCCGTCAGATCTCTAGACTAGAGTGGCCCTGGCTAAACAGTTTTTCAAGCaaattagaaaatgtaaatgcatttgatGGAGAGTATAAacaaacacagctgttcattgtgagctcatgttagctcaggtcaaTTACATAATATGAACAGATacaaatttttcttttaaaacgtATTAATGACTGGTGAGAATAATGAATAGTTGTGTGATCTCTCCCTTTGAGGAACAGTGAGAGCATCAGAGAGACAGCGTGACTGACCGATCATGTCACTGAGTGTGTTTGGATCTGTTCCTCCGGCATTCTCTCCATTGGGCGACTCGTCTAGCTGACAGCGCTGGTCATCCATACGGCTGCTCTGAAACTTACTCAACAGGTCAAAGAAACAGTCCTCATCTGACGCGTCACGAGCCAGtttctgcagaaaacacacatcaGAGCATCAGCTCATCACTCACCATTACACAATCAACTGTAATTAGACCAGTTACATTCACAGTATGACATCAGTGTGCACGTCCAAATGATAATTATGCATTCATTCGTCACTCATACAGCCATTAGACTCTGAATGGACAGAGCCCAAATCACATTGAACTAGTTATGTTCATGATACAGTAAAACAAAAGCATCATTGAGTACAAGTTGAAcagataatatacagtatgtaaatcaaaagatctttaaaaaaaaaaaaaaaaaaaaaagagcataaaGAAAAGCTTTTAGGTTTCTTTTTTCttacattgtgacattatttacattataagtctaaaaatgtttcaaagtctctttaatttaatgcattcaaatGTTCTATTTTTgaggtttatttaaatttttatttatttatatcttttattGCATACTATaaatttactgtaatattttttttctaaactacCATACATTGCATAATAAATCTACTGTAGCCAAAATCTAAAtactttactattatttaaacaatatataatgttttttttttttacattttagtaatgaAAATTGGGGAATgttacaatgcaaaaaaataaataaataaataaaattatatatatatataaaacgaaaAACATTTATGCTAGGAATATGAATTCTATTTAAAGGAACCAATCCTATGAATAGAGTTTATAAGAACTGGGTCTATTTCTGATTACTATAAGATGAAAAAAGAAGCTTACATATTGtttaaataatagtatttatGTTATAGCTTTTTTATCATACATCACATTATCTTTACATTTatggtaattaaaaaaatgactggAATTTTATAGTACACAAAATATctaattacaaaagaaaaaattaagaacATTAGTGAATGCTCATGTGAGCCCTTATCTACAtcagctctgtctctctctctgtgtgtgtgtgtgtgtgtgtgtcacgatGACCTTTCAGTggtcagatacacacacactaaaacactCTCAACAGCGGGGTACAGAAACCAGGACCAAAACACTCAAATACAAAAACTAAAGGTCTTGAAAgattcataacaaaaaaaatctgaatgccttttaacacattttacaagTCACCTTAAAAGCATAGGCACATAAGCTGCTGTTGGCTTCAGTGATCTGGAATCAGTCAATAGCAGAGTGAAATGAGCATACGGAGCGATCCAACCCTGTCCAACAACACTTCCACAAACCAGGTACATTTGATGGCAAATTCCACCGTAACAACCGATGTCCTGTATTAGCATGCATATAATAACATTGAACCACTGTTAGACAATCACCTATCATGTCAAAACTTAATCATTACATCCCAACACATCAAGCGCCACAAAACCAAATCACATTTAGGCTCAAATGTCCTGACAGAAAAATTACACTGCAGTGCAATATAAAACCAGCAGATCACTATCATAGTAAGATTAAATATGAATACTTATGGAGTGATTCATTAATCCTCAGCCCGATCATCCAATCAAAGACACATTTCGCTCTACTATGGAAAAACAACTCATTCATTTGGTTCTGATTATGGGACGGTTGGGGGAGGGAGGACGGAATTTAAGGTCAATAATGAACAGAGACTGTTAAACAAACTATTTAAACACACCCTCATAGACCACAGATTGTTAAAACAGAAGATCACATACAAATATATGCAAGTACAAAGTCATGCACAGCAAAAGCTCACATTCTTCAGCCTGTATATGTGTCATCCATCAGCGTCTGGTCTCTGCTACACCTTCCCTTGACTGCTCGTCTGTCTCTGTTCAGCTCTCACTGCTGCTCATGCATTTACTTCAATAATTCAATTACACGGAGGGTGAGATacggagagagagagcgagtgaatgGACCATGAAAGGTCTTTGTCCAAGTAACATCATCGTGGTATCCATAGCAACCCCTGACCCCTGTGTTACGGCCTTTGGTCACGCACATAAACCCTAAAACACCCACCGACATGTGCATGTCGAAGGTCGAGAACTGgggtatttatttgcattacttagctaaaaattatcataaaataatGGCAATCGTGTAAAACCTCTATGCAAAACTACTGCTTTTGTAATGTAAAGGCGTTGAATAAGCTGCAGTTAGGATAAAAAAAGAAGCTTAAATGGTATCAAAATAGTAGTCTAaatctttttataatctgaaacgAATCTGAAAAGAAATACTTTTTGGATTCCAATAACTTGGTCAAATATTGTCACAGTGTAATATAAGATAATAGTGAACAAGCGTCAGCAGCAGGAAATGATGCACACTGagacatattttcatatattccCCATCTTccaggaaagtcacatacacatAGATGCATTAGCAGCCAAGCTTCTGGTGTGTATTGATTAACAGAAGAACACAGTGAGCCACGGCTATCAAGTGAAACCTTTAGTGAAGCACTTTAAAACATAGATTGAATTAAAGCCCTGCAGACAGACACATCTGCACACTTACACTCTATGACTGTCAGCAAAAAAACTATTCATCTCATTAAAACACTGCTGCACTAGCAACATTCAAAACTTgagctatatataatatatacacacacacacacagcttaggttttaaaattatgtgtgtgtgtgtgtgtgtgtgtgtacctgatcATTATGAGTATGTAGTATATAGTGCATGACCTTGTGGAGACTTTATTGGTTCCCACAGGattataaatcatttagaatTAAGTGTTTTGACAATCTAAAATAGTGGAAAGTTTTGTgagaggggtaggtttaggtttagggttaaGGTAAGGGGATTCAAAAAACAGtatgtacagtaaaaaaataaaataatcattaaacctatggaatgtccccacgAAAAAATGgaaaccagtatgtgtgtgtgtaatgatagatagacagacagacaaatagataagatagatagataagatagatagatagatagatagatactcacTGGAGGTGTGACATGAACAGTGATGTCATCAGTGTCCACAGGTGAGTCGAGCCAGTGTCTCTCATCTGATGACTGACTGTCTGCGTAACTTTTGCTTCTGCTGGACTGAGACAGCTGGTTCCTTGACCTCCTCGAAATACCATCAACATCCGGAGCATCTCCATTCTGCAGCACAACAACAGCATACATCAGCATCACATCAACATCACATTAACATCACATAAACTTCAGCATCACATCAGCCTCTCATCAAAATTACATCAACATCACATCAGCGTCACATCAGCTTTGTAGAGCATCACATGAGCATCACAGCAGCATTAAAGCAAcatgtgtctgtgtttctcaACGACCGTGATTCTACTGAGAAGGACATGTTCCTGGGTGAGAGCCCATCATTTGATGTtgagtttagggttagggttagggttcgtTTAACAGGCATTTTGTTCAATAGCTAAAGAAGATTTTGTTTCAGGTTCATGTCCTACATGGTAAAATTCTGGTCATTCAGATGTTGAGCATGTGACCTTTTCAGAGCTGTATTTCCACAGGTCCACACTCTCCATGCTGGCTTTCTTGATGAACTTGGGTCTGGCTCCTGTTGGAGAAAAGAAGCAAATCTTGATGATAGTTCATGAAATATCAATTTACAAACTGCAGGCATAGTTTTGGACAGCCATACACTACAGCATTACATTAGCACTGAAATAAGCTGTCAATCCCGTCTAGGAAAGCTGTCTCATACATTTGTATACATGGTGTGTTACTCCactgaaagcttttttttattcttgaaaataatattttaaaaatcaacgTCAAAAACGAACAGAATCCCATTGTGAAAGACCATATAATGTGTAAAATACTTTGAATTTAAcaacaaaaatctaaaatgttgaaatgtattctttttttctattacatgCATGTATAAAATGACCCTGCCCTGCTGTCCCATATACTGAAGGACGGGTGAAGGGCTTAATGTGGTGTGTCAATGTCAGGTTGTGCTTGTCATCTGTAGGAGATATACTGTATACTGAGACTGTGTTACCCTGCATGTTAAACTCAGATTCAGATGGAGAGAGATCCGCCTCCTTCACCCCTAGAGCCTCCATCAGCTCCTCCACATTCATCCTGGCCGTCATCTCTCCGTTCCTGTCTCCGATCTGAGCAGAGCAAATTACACAGTTACACGCGCACCAAGCAGGACTGTCGCTGCTGGACAGAGAATCAGTGTGGCCTCACCTCTCTGGAGATTTCCAGGTGTTTCCGGGCGTGATGCAGAGCCTGACGGTGCTTTCCCAATGACACGTAAGCGTTACCCAGACTCCAGCAGGCCCGGCCCTCCCCGACCCTACCAGACACACAGAACACGTTACTGCTCAGAGTCGTGTTGATGTGAGAGCGAGTCTGTGTGTGAGCAAGTGTGTGTTCACGGCTCACACCTGTCGTTCAGCTCTTGAGCGATGAGCAGGTGTTTAAGGTGATATTCTATGGCACGTTCATACTCCTGCAGAAGAGTGTATGTGTTTCCCAGACTGAAACACGCCTGAGCTTCCATCACCTGATCCTTCAGCTGCCGAGAGAGCTGCAGGGTTTTCCTGAACAACAGAGCAAATTTATTACagcgatcaaagctgaattttctgaatcattactccagtcttccatgtcccttgatccttcagaaatcacttttatatgctgatttgctgctcaagaaacatttcttattatcagtgttgaaagcagAGTTGCTGACAAAtatttttgtgatacattttcaACTTtagaaagtgcaaaagaactgcatttattcgaAACTGAAATTTTTGTAGCTACCATTATAAAATTCCTTACTGTCATGTCTTATCATttcaatgcatccttgataaataaaagtaaGAATTTCTTAAATAAGAAACACCACACCTCTTCTCAATATGCCTTAtgattaacatattttttaaaagtactaTTCTGTTATTTAGTGTAAAATGGTTTTCAATGATGGGAAAAAAAAACGTGCTAACATATAAATACATGTCAAAACGTGTCTAAATTAAGTTGTAACTGATCACATGTCtcttccttatttatttatttgtaccaCACAGCCAGAAGCGGACAGTAAACAATCCGTAGACATATGTAAACTACAACTGTGATGCATCCATAtagcattttcattatttattcataaatttatttttcttatgtttgcttttgtgtgtttttcttcttgttcCTCACAAAACAAGAAATGTCTTTAATAAACAACTGGTCGTACATGAGGCATCCTCTAGATGGCGCTGTAGTGATTGTTACCTGTAATACTCTGTGGCTGCACTGAACTTGCCCAGGAAAATGAGAGCGTTGCCTAGGTTACTGTATGCTCGGCGTTCAGCGGCCTTGTCGCCAAATTCCTTTGCAATGGAGAGACGCTGGAAAAACAAGGAGGGACTGTGTTACTCTGAAACACAGATCCCTGCTAGAATGAGACTTCACGTCAGCGCTTAGCTAGATGAGTGAATGAGCTGATGGTCAGTGGCACTTGTACCTCTCTGTGGAACTTGATGGCCTCCACAAAATTACCCAGCAGGTAATGAGTGTTGCCAAGATTACCGAAGGCTCTTCCCTGTGCAGCTCTGTCTCCCAACTCCTTCACCAGAGACAGATTCTTTCTGAAACCCACAAcgactcaagtaaaaaaaaacatgcatgttcCCCATAGATTCATATTCCCCATAAATAGATATTTAACATTAACACCTGCACAAtttgcacttgtagtgtactcaAGCTTTATATTTCTATACTATACTTTTTAAACTATACTTGCAGATAATAGTAActtaaataaaaggccactttaagagagacactttcatgacTATGTATCTAAagacacttaaagggttagttcacccagatagcaaaattatataattaataacttaccctcatgttgttccaaacccatgagacctccgtttatctttggaacacagtttaagatattttagatttagtccaagagctctcagtctctccaATGAAGCTGcgtgtacggtatactgttcatgtccagaaagataagaaaaacatcatcaaagtagtccatgtggcatcagagggtcagttagaattttttgaagcatcgaaaatacattttggtccacaaatagcaaaaacgacgactttattcagcattgtcttctcttccgtgtctgctgtgagagagttcaaaacaaagcagtctggatatccgggttcgcgaatgaatcattcagttcaccaaatcgaactgaatcgttttaaatggttcgcatctctaatacgcattgatccacaaatgacttaagctgttaacttttttaatgtggctgacattccctctgactttaaacaaaccaatatcccggagtaattcatgtactcaaacagtacactgactgaactactgtgaagagagaactgaagatgaacaccgagccgggCCAGATAACGAagaacagactgactcgttcacgagccaagaactggttgcatcggttttcggatgaccagtagttctttcggacagtttgattcaataaaccggttgaagaaaatggttcatcAGTTCTTtagcgctcgacgtaatggcgtcatttgcgatgattgcccttgattcaagcctttggtttacccgcgctcataacactaccACAGAATCTGTTCAGAAttaatcaccaaaagaatcagtttggttcaggcgctctgtgtgtcagtctgcttcacgctgaatcacacatgcgcagtatcatcagctcctcggttcacgaatcggacgcttctaacagaaacggttcttgactcgtgaacgagtcattatctggctcggctcggtgtccatcttcagttctctcttcacagcagttcagtcagtgtactgtttgagtacatgcattacgccgggatattggtttgtttgaactcagagggagtgtcagcccagcctgatctcacaatcaaaacgtacatatttagacgtaaattaaaactgtccaatacgtatgtgcctttacgtatttacagtgtcatttacgtattatctggacgtaattacaggttcgattacagatagaacgtgttctctgaccagtcagttatccatagaaatttgctcatgaagctgcttttcaatgcgtatcggattttttttttttatatttatgtatattttccctttttataattttttttttgataaatgtaagatccctatacctcacccgaacctaaacctacccattttatacaactgaccctctgatgccacatggactactttgatgatgtttttcttatctttctggacatggacagtatac includes these proteins:
- the gpsm1b gene encoding G-protein-signaling modulator 1b produces the protein MAQSAGSMDSDLASKRPHSRMEASCLELALEGERLCKAGDFKGGTAFFEAAVQVGTEDLKTLSAIYSQLGNAYFYLKEYGKALEYHRHDLTLARTIGDRIGEGKASGNLGNTLKVLGRYDEAAVCCQRHLDISQEQGDKVGEARALYNIGNVFHAKGKQQLWGVSQDRGELPPDVRDTLMRATAFYEKNLSLVKELGDRAAQGRAFGNLGNTHYLLGNFVEAIKFHRERLSIAKEFGDKAAERRAYSNLGNALIFLGKFSAATEYYRKTLQLSRQLKDQVMEAQACFSLGNTYTLLQEYERAIEYHLKHLLIAQELNDRVGEGRACWSLGNAYVSLGKHRQALHHARKHLEISREIGDRNGEMTARMNVEELMEALGVKEADLSPSESEFNMQGARPKFIKKASMESVDLWKYSSEKNGDAPDVDGISRRSRNQLSQSSRSKSYADSQSSDERHWLDSPVDTDDITVHVTPPKLARDASDEDCFFDLLSKFQSSRMDDQRCQLDESPNGENAGGTDPNTLSDMIDASLLTSPQTEELFDLIASSQSRRLDDQRVSVSNLPGLRITHNNLGHLCGESDPQEPSDDFFNMLIKCQSSRIDDQRCSPPEGGPRAPTVPDEDFFSLIQRVQAKRMDEQRVHLPFDEQEAAIGPGAADS